The following coding sequences are from one Arthrobacter sp. PvP023 window:
- a CDS encoding GNAT family N-acetyltransferase produces MTEPASYWPPFALTLATPRLTLRPIRDEEIPAAVQAALSGVHEPGQSPFSRPWAESPAEELGPNMAQWYWRCRGNMSPQEWTLLLGIWHDGGFIGCQDIEARDFATLRTVSTGSWLTKSAQGKGFGKEMRAAVVSYAFDHLKAEVAESEAAAWNEKSLGVSRALGYELNGVTRASWGGKMEDVQKVRVTPATFKRPDWTLKVEGHGPTAKFLGI; encoded by the coding sequence ATGACTGAGCCTGCCTCCTACTGGCCCCCGTTCGCCCTCACGCTGGCCACGCCCCGCCTCACCCTCCGTCCCATCCGCGACGAAGAGATTCCGGCGGCGGTGCAGGCGGCCCTGAGCGGCGTCCACGAACCCGGCCAGAGCCCTTTCAGCCGGCCCTGGGCAGAGTCCCCGGCAGAGGAGCTCGGACCCAATATGGCGCAGTGGTACTGGCGGTGCCGGGGGAACATGTCGCCACAGGAGTGGACTCTTCTTCTCGGCATCTGGCACGACGGCGGGTTCATCGGCTGCCAGGACATCGAGGCCAGGGATTTCGCGACGCTCAGGACGGTCTCCACCGGTTCCTGGCTCACGAAATCGGCACAGGGCAAGGGCTTTGGCAAGGAGATGCGGGCCGCCGTCGTCAGCTATGCCTTCGACCACCTGAAAGCGGAAGTGGCCGAATCCGAGGCTGCGGCGTGGAATGAGAAGTCCCTCGGGGTCTCCCGCGCCCTCGGTTACGAGCTGAACGGCGTCACCCGGGCCTCGTGGGGCGGCAAGATGGAGGACGTCCAGAAGGTCCGAGTCACCCCGGCCACCTTCAAACGCCCCGACTGGACGCTGAAGGTGGAGGGCCACGGACCCACGGCCAAGTTCCTGGGAATCTAG
- a CDS encoding PhoH family protein → MAISEQLPDVISDQGEKATSRAKRATSQTGAATYDAAAGLAVSGESAATDDTLWSFVIDTSVLLSDPRALLRFAEHEVIVPIVVITELEGKRHDPELGYFARKALRLLDDLRVQHGGLDRPIPLGDDGGTLMVEMNHISTEVLPMGFRGGDNDSRILAVAKNLANEGRNVTVVSKDLPMRVKASAMGLLADEYRNELVKDSGWTGMAEVEASEEDVATLYGHEPVFIPAAAEMPVNTGLVLLSNRGSALGRVGADKQVRLVKGDRDVFGLHGRSAEQRLAIDMLMDPSVGIVSIGGRAGTGKSALALCAGLEAVLERREHRKVIVFRPLYAVGGQELGYLPGSESEKMNPWAQAVFDTLGALVSQEVVEEVMDRGMLEVMPLTHIRGRSLHDAFVIVDEAQSLEKNVLLTVMSRIGQNSKIVLTHDVAQRDNLRVGRHDGVAAVVETLKGHPLFGHITLTRSERSPIAALVTELLEGAEI, encoded by the coding sequence GTGGCTATTTCTGAACAACTGCCCGACGTCATTTCCGACCAGGGAGAGAAAGCTACCTCTCGCGCCAAGCGAGCAACCTCACAGACCGGTGCGGCCACATATGACGCTGCGGCCGGTCTTGCTGTATCCGGCGAAAGTGCCGCGACAGATGACACCCTGTGGAGCTTTGTCATCGACACCTCGGTCTTGCTCTCGGACCCCCGCGCCCTGCTGCGGTTCGCGGAGCATGAAGTCATTGTGCCGATCGTGGTCATCACGGAACTAGAGGGCAAGAGGCACGACCCCGAACTGGGATACTTCGCCCGCAAGGCGCTCCGGCTCCTGGACGACCTCCGCGTCCAGCACGGCGGACTCGACCGCCCGATCCCGCTGGGTGACGACGGGGGCACCCTCATGGTGGAGATGAACCACATCTCCACCGAGGTCCTCCCCATGGGATTCCGCGGAGGGGACAACGACAGCCGCATCCTCGCCGTCGCGAAGAACCTCGCCAACGAAGGCCGCAACGTCACTGTGGTCTCCAAGGACCTGCCAATGCGCGTCAAGGCCTCAGCCATGGGGCTGCTGGCAGACGAGTACCGCAACGAACTGGTGAAGGATTCCGGCTGGACCGGGATGGCGGAGGTGGAAGCCAGCGAGGAGGACGTCGCCACGCTCTACGGCCACGAGCCCGTCTTTATCCCGGCCGCGGCAGAGATGCCCGTCAACACCGGACTGGTGCTGCTCTCCAACCGGGGCTCAGCACTGGGGCGGGTGGGCGCCGACAAGCAGGTCCGGCTGGTGAAGGGCGACCGCGACGTCTTCGGATTGCACGGACGTTCCGCGGAGCAGCGGCTGGCCATCGACATGCTGATGGATCCGTCCGTGGGCATCGTGTCGATCGGCGGCCGTGCCGGCACCGGAAAGTCGGCGCTGGCACTGTGCGCGGGCCTCGAAGCCGTGCTGGAACGCCGCGAACACCGCAAGGTGATCGTTTTCCGGCCGCTCTACGCGGTGGGCGGCCAGGAGCTCGGCTACCTGCCCGGTTCCGAATCGGAGAAGATGAACCCGTGGGCGCAGGCCGTCTTTGACACCCTCGGTGCCCTGGTCAGCCAGGAAGTCGTCGAGGAAGTCATGGATCGCGGCATGCTGGAAGTCATGCCCCTGACCCACATCCGCGGCCGCTCGCTCCATGACGCGTTCGTGATCGTCGATGAAGCACAGTCCCTGGAGAAGAACGTGCTCCTGACGGTGATGAGCCGGATTGGCCAGAACTCGAAGATCGTCCTGACCCACGACGTCGCCCAGCGTGATAACCTGCGGGTCGGCCGGCACGACGGCGTGGCCGCCGTCGTCGAAACCCTCAAGGGACACCCGCTCTTCGGGCACATCACCCTCACCCGGTCCGAGCGCTCGCCGATCGCGGCCCTCGTCACGGAACTGTTGGAGGGGGCGGAAATCTAG
- a CDS encoding isoprenyl transferase, whose protein sequence is MELPGILYGFYERKLLRSLDKDRIPKHIGVMVDGNRRWAKQFNAPTSQGHQAGADKIHEFLGWCQELGIKVVTLYMLSTDNMSRSGEELDLLMGIIANTLDRLDEDADISVHAMGAPELLPDYLAERLNKLTARTPAHEKLHVNVAVGYGGRREIVDAVRELLHDAVARGKDIGKLADELSVDDISRFLYTRGQPDPDLVIRTSGEQRLSGFLMWQSAYSEFYFCEALWPAFRKVDFLRALRDYAGRQRRFGS, encoded by the coding sequence ATGGAGTTGCCCGGGATCCTCTATGGCTTCTATGAACGCAAGCTTTTGCGATCGCTGGACAAGGACCGCATCCCCAAACACATCGGTGTCATGGTGGACGGCAACCGTCGCTGGGCCAAGCAGTTCAACGCACCCACCAGCCAGGGCCACCAGGCCGGTGCCGACAAAATCCATGAGTTCCTCGGCTGGTGCCAGGAACTCGGGATCAAAGTAGTCACGCTGTACATGCTCTCCACCGACAACATGAGCCGATCCGGTGAGGAGCTGGACCTGCTGATGGGGATCATTGCCAACACGCTTGACCGGCTGGACGAGGACGCAGACATCTCCGTGCACGCCATGGGGGCGCCGGAGCTGCTTCCCGATTACCTCGCCGAGCGCCTCAACAAGCTCACGGCGCGGACACCGGCACACGAAAAACTCCACGTCAACGTCGCCGTGGGCTACGGAGGCCGTCGCGAAATCGTGGACGCCGTCCGGGAGCTCCTCCATGACGCAGTGGCCCGCGGCAAAGACATCGGCAAGCTCGCGGATGAACTCAGCGTCGACGACATCTCACGCTTTCTTTACACTCGCGGTCAGCCGGACCCGGACCTGGTGATCCGCACTTCCGGGGAGCAGCGGCTGTCCGGTTTCCTGATGTGGCAGAGCGCCTACAGCGAGTTCTACTTCTGCGAGGCGCTCTGGCCCGCATTCCGTAAAGTGGACTTCCTGCGGGCATTACGCGACTACGCAGGCCGGCAGCGTCGCTTCGGCTCCTGA
- a CDS encoding hemolysin III family protein codes for MDDAAVRIAELLTIKPKWRGWIHTVTAPLAFAAGLVLILLAPTTDLKIASAVYAVTGVLLFGISAVYHRGNWSPGVKIVLKRLDHTNIMLVIAGSYTPLAWALLERPKAVVLLWVIWSGAILGVLFRLLWTHAPRWLYVPIYIALGCGSLFYLPDFFAASIASAVLICVGGALYIAGAVFYALKKPNFSYEHFGFHELFHAFTVFAFAAHFIAIAVAVLGRPA; via the coding sequence ATGGACGATGCTGCAGTCCGCATCGCGGAGCTGCTGACGATCAAACCCAAGTGGCGTGGGTGGATCCATACCGTGACGGCGCCGCTTGCTTTCGCCGCGGGGCTGGTCCTGATCCTGTTGGCACCCACCACCGACCTGAAAATCGCTTCCGCCGTCTACGCAGTGACAGGGGTGCTGCTGTTCGGAATCAGCGCCGTGTACCACCGCGGGAACTGGTCCCCCGGCGTCAAGATCGTCCTGAAGCGCCTCGACCACACCAATATCATGCTGGTGATCGCCGGCAGCTACACACCGTTGGCCTGGGCCCTGCTGGAACGGCCCAAGGCAGTGGTGCTGCTGTGGGTCATCTGGTCCGGCGCCATTCTGGGCGTGCTGTTCCGGCTGCTCTGGACCCACGCGCCACGCTGGCTCTATGTGCCTATCTACATTGCCCTGGGTTGCGGTTCCCTGTTCTACCTGCCGGACTTTTTTGCGGCCAGCATTGCTTCCGCCGTGCTGATCTGCGTTGGCGGCGCCCTGTACATCGCCGGCGCCGTGTTCTACGCGCTCAAGAAGCCGAACTTCAGCTACGAACATTTTGGCTTCCATGAGCTCTTCCACGCATTTACCGTGTTCGCTTTTGCCGCGCACTTCATCGCCATAGCCGTAGCGGTCCTCGGCAGGCCGGCTTAA
- a CDS encoding HAD family phosphatase produces the protein MTSLPHPESGVPRYPGRFELVIFDCDGVLVDSESIAIRVDQRVLADLGWELGLDEIVERFVGRSESHFVAETERHLGVKMDKDWEEKYEQWYRDAFERDLAAVDGIVEALARLDLPHCVASSGTHAKMRRTLGQTGLLPLFEGRVFSASEVARGKPVPDLFLHAAGTLSVDPAACAVVEDSVYGVQAARAAGMHVFAFSGGVTPAAKLAGPGTTVFQHMRELQDLIAAPRIRQERPAAGSARWR, from the coding sequence ATGACGTCTTTGCCGCATCCGGAGTCAGGTGTTCCGCGGTACCCGGGCCGCTTTGAACTGGTGATATTCGACTGCGACGGCGTCCTTGTCGATTCCGAGTCCATTGCCATCAGGGTGGACCAGCGAGTGCTCGCGGACCTCGGCTGGGAGCTGGGCCTCGACGAGATCGTGGAACGCTTCGTGGGCAGGTCCGAATCGCACTTCGTGGCCGAGACGGAGCGGCACCTGGGCGTCAAAATGGATAAGGACTGGGAAGAGAAGTACGAACAGTGGTACCGCGATGCCTTCGAACGGGACTTGGCGGCCGTGGACGGCATCGTGGAGGCGTTGGCCCGGCTGGACCTCCCGCACTGCGTGGCATCCAGCGGCACGCACGCCAAGATGCGGCGGACGCTCGGGCAGACGGGGCTGCTGCCGCTGTTTGAAGGACGGGTCTTCAGTGCCTCGGAGGTGGCCCGGGGCAAGCCTGTCCCGGACCTGTTCCTCCATGCCGCCGGAACGCTCAGTGTGGATCCGGCTGCCTGTGCAGTGGTAGAGGACAGCGTGTACGGAGTCCAGGCGGCCCGCGCGGCAGGAATGCACGTCTTCGCCTTTAGCGGGGGAGTGACGCCGGCTGCGAAGCTGGCGGGCCCGGGAACCACGGTATTCCAGCACATGAGGGAGCTTCAGGACCTTATTGCCGCTCCGCGCATACGCCAGGAAAGGCCTGCCGCTGGTTCTGCCCGCTGGCGTTAA